Proteins co-encoded in one Flavobacteriaceae bacterium MAR_2009_75 genomic window:
- a CDS encoding signal peptidase II: MSSAGIRRWGTIVLVILNFGCDQISKNVVRKEVSPNEYIQVVGDSFILTNVENTGAMLGFGQNFPPILKIILFQVLPILVLLVLLYRILKRKEMNLWLIVGFAFVIGGGIGNLVDRIAYGSVTDFFQIKLGFLKTGIFNMADVSVTSGVLLLLLLSFRKEKSFI; this comes from the coding sequence ATGAGCAGCGCAGGAATTAGAAGATGGGGTACTATTGTTTTGGTCATACTCAATTTTGGTTGCGACCAAATTTCAAAGAATGTTGTGCGCAAAGAGGTCTCTCCAAATGAGTATATTCAGGTTGTCGGAGATAGTTTTATACTCACGAATGTTGAAAATACCGGGGCAATGTTGGGGTTCGGGCAGAACTTCCCTCCTATTTTAAAAATTATTCTATTTCAGGTTCTACCCATTCTGGTATTGCTAGTTCTGCTCTATAGAATACTCAAGAGAAAAGAGATGAACCTTTGGCTTATTGTCGGTTTTGCCTTTGTCATAGGCGGAGGAATAGGAAATCTGGTAGATCGTATTGCATATGGTTCGGTGACCGATTTCTTTCAAATAAAACTAGGCTTTCTTAAGACCGGTATTTTCAATATGGCTGATGTCTCGGTTACTTCGGGAGTACTGCTTCTTTTACTACTTTCCTTTCGAAAAGAAAAATCTTTTATATAG
- a CDS encoding 23S rRNA pseudouridine1911/1915/1917 synthase produces the protein MANKTLSNPQNLQVLYEDNHLIAINKRPGDIVQGDKTGDMPLSEVVKLYLKKKYNKPGNVYLGVAHRLDRPTSGIVVFAKTSKALPRLNKLFAEKSAKKTYWAVVKNSPEIPEATLEHWLKRNTKQNKSYAHSKEVTDSKKAILDYRTLKKLDNYYLLEVDLKTGRHHQIRVQLSAIGCPIKGDLKYGFDRSNKDASIHLHARKLSFIHPVKKEPLTISADPPNDPIWNACC, from the coding sequence GTGGCGAACAAAACACTCTCAAACCCCCAGAACCTTCAGGTTTTGTACGAAGACAATCATTTGATCGCTATCAACAAGCGCCCCGGAGATATCGTACAAGGTGATAAAACTGGTGATATGCCCTTAAGTGAAGTCGTAAAATTATACCTTAAAAAAAAGTATAACAAACCGGGCAACGTCTATCTTGGGGTGGCACATCGACTAGATCGGCCAACATCAGGTATCGTGGTTTTTGCCAAAACCTCGAAGGCTCTGCCCAGGCTCAACAAATTGTTCGCTGAGAAAAGTGCTAAAAAAACATATTGGGCGGTTGTTAAAAATAGTCCTGAAATACCGGAAGCGACCTTAGAACATTGGTTAAAACGAAATACCAAACAGAATAAGTCGTACGCCCACAGCAAAGAAGTTACCGATAGTAAAAAAGCTATTCTTGATTACCGTACGCTAAAAAAACTTGATAATTACTATCTATTGGAAGTTGATTTAAAAACTGGTCGCCATCATCAGATCAGGGTACAGTTGTCAGCAATCGGTTGCCCGATCAAAGGTGATCTGAAATATGGTTTCGACCGGAGCAATAAAGATGCCAGTATACATCTTCACGCTAGAAAGCTTTCATTCATACATCCGGTAAAAAAAGAGCCCCTAACAATCAGTGCCGACCCACCGAACGACCCGATTTGGAACGCTTGTTGTTAA
- a CDS encoding threonine/homoserine efflux transporter RhtA — translation MTERNHTRNFLEINLAMLFLSTSGPFGKFIVLPAPLTIEMRALLAFIFLAIYCKLRGISLNLNSRDRWPIFLCCLLMGVHLVSYFHALQLSNVAIGMLSLFTYPVMTAFLEPLFLKTKFQKLHLLLGLMVLIGIYLLVPDFSLENSSTVAIGFGLFSAFTYAIRNLILKTKVDKYEGSVLMTYQMGVVAALLIPTFFFYNIEEVVQFTPALLGLALITTVIGHSMFINCFKYFSLTTVSILSCIQPVYGIIIGAIFLSEMPGWSTVVGGCLILASVVLESRRSYR, via the coding sequence ATGACCGAACGGAACCACACCCGTAATTTTCTAGAAATAAACTTGGCCATGCTTTTCTTGAGCACTTCTGGGCCTTTTGGTAAATTCATCGTACTACCAGCTCCTTTGACCATTGAAATGCGAGCGCTTCTTGCCTTTATATTTCTGGCCATTTACTGTAAACTAAGAGGAATTTCCTTGAATTTGAACAGTCGAGACCGTTGGCCCATTTTTTTGTGCTGTCTTTTGATGGGAGTGCATTTGGTGAGTTATTTTCATGCCTTACAATTATCAAATGTAGCCATTGGTATGCTATCACTATTTACATACCCGGTCATGACGGCCTTTCTCGAACCTTTATTTCTAAAAACTAAATTTCAAAAACTTCACTTACTGCTCGGCTTGATGGTTCTCATTGGTATTTATCTTTTGGTTCCTGATTTCAGTTTAGAAAATTCCAGTACTGTCGCTATTGGTTTTGGTCTCTTTTCCGCGTTCACTTATGCCATTAGAAATTTAATTTTGAAGACCAAAGTTGATAAGTATGAAGGTTCTGTTCTTATGACCTATCAAATGGGAGTGGTAGCAGCCTTACTGATTCCGACCTTCTTTTTTTATAATATTGAGGAAGTTGTTCAATTTACTCCTGCCTTACTGGGCTTAGCGTTGATCACCACAGTAATCGGGCATTCAATGTTCATCAACTGTTTCAAATATTTTTCATTGACCACTGTAAGTATATTAAGTTGCATTCAGCCGGTCTATGGTATTATAATCGGTGCGATTTTTCTTTCTGAAATGCCGGGTTGGTCAACTGTCGTCGGCGGTTGCTTAATATTGGCATCGGTTGTTCTTGAAAGCCGTAGGTCTTACCGATAA